From a single Paraburkholderia edwinii genomic region:
- the ppk2 gene encoding polyphosphate kinase 2, protein MASEGAKADGIGAANGKGESGKLSNKAYEKELTRLHAELVKLQEWVVQTGAKICIVFEGRDGAGKGGTIKAITERVSPRVFRVVALPAPTDREKSQMYLQRYLPHLPAAGEIVVFDRSWYNRAGVERVMGFCTHDQAREFLKSVPLVERAIIDSGVILLKYWLEVTEAEQTRRLEARINDPRKIWKLSPMDLRSYERWYDYSRARDEMFIETDTGLAPWHVVRSDDKKRARLNLIGHLLSSIPYKAIPRAKITLPKRQKRGDYREPDYAFKFVPEKF, encoded by the coding sequence ATGGCCAGCGAAGGCGCGAAAGCGGACGGCATCGGCGCGGCGAACGGCAAAGGCGAGTCCGGCAAGCTGTCGAACAAGGCATACGAAAAAGAGCTCACGCGCCTGCACGCAGAACTGGTCAAGCTGCAGGAATGGGTCGTGCAAACGGGCGCCAAGATCTGCATCGTCTTCGAGGGACGCGACGGCGCCGGCAAGGGCGGCACGATCAAGGCGATCACCGAACGTGTGAGTCCGCGTGTGTTTCGCGTGGTGGCGCTGCCCGCCCCGACCGACCGCGAGAAATCGCAGATGTACCTGCAGCGCTATCTGCCGCATCTGCCGGCGGCCGGTGAAATCGTTGTGTTCGACCGCAGCTGGTACAACCGCGCGGGCGTCGAGCGTGTGATGGGCTTTTGCACGCACGACCAGGCGCGCGAATTCCTTAAAAGCGTGCCGCTCGTCGAGCGCGCGATTATCGACTCCGGCGTGATCCTGCTCAAGTACTGGCTCGAAGTCACCGAAGCGGAACAGACGCGCCGCCTAGAAGCGCGCATCAACGACCCGCGCAAGATCTGGAAGCTTTCGCCGATGGATCTGCGCTCGTACGAGCGCTGGTACGACTACTCGCGCGCCCGCGACGAAATGTTTATCGAAACGGACACGGGCCTCGCGCCGTGGCACGTCGTGCGTTCCGACGACAAAAAACGCGCGCGGCTGAACCTCATCGGCCATTTGCTCAGCAGCATTCCGTACAAGGCGATACCGCGTGCGAAAATCACGTTGCCGAAGCGGCAGAAGCGCGGCGACTATCGCGAGCCCGATTACGCGTTCAAGTTCGTGCCCGAGAAGTTCTGA
- the kdpB gene encoding potassium-transporting ATPase subunit KdpB, with translation MNVQNESITSARTASPAEPAPHAPQLAWQTVVADSFRKLTPRAQWQNPVMFVVYIGSIVTTLLWLQAIFSKGEAPAGFIFAIALWLWFTVLFANGAEALAEGRGKAQAAALRGARKRVFAKVLDKPHYGDPVYPLPSDELIAGKFVLVEAGDMIPADGEVIEGVASVDESSITGESAPVIRESGGDFSSVTGGTRVLSDWLIMRVTANPGEAFLDRMIAMIEGAKRGKTPNEIALTILLVALTIVFLLVCVTLLPFSAFSVMLTKAGHEVSLTVLIALLVCLIPTTIGALLSAIGVAGMSRMLRANVIAMSGRAIEAAGDVDVLLLDKTGTITLGNRQASHFVPAEGVDERTLADVAQLASLADETPEGRSIVVLAKQRFNLRGRDLHDSKPVPFSAMTRMSGVDIGTRQIRKGSAQAIRAHVRDLGGVFPAGTERAVDEIARRGGTPLVVADGERVMGVIELKDIVKGGINERFAELRRMGIKTVMVTGDNRLTAAAIAAEAGVDDYLAEATPEDKLTLIRRYQAEGRLVAMTGDGTNDAPALAQADVAVAMNSGTQAAKEAGNMVDLDSNPTKLLRVVEVGKQMIMTRGALTTFSVANDLAKYFAIIPAAFVSTWPALAALNIMRLHSPQTAILSAVIFNALIIIALIPLALKGVRYRAEPAQRLLSRNLLIYGVGGVIAPFIGIKLIDIVITLLL, from the coding sequence ATGAACGTGCAAAACGAGTCGATCACGTCGGCCCGCACCGCCAGCCCGGCCGAGCCGGCGCCGCATGCGCCGCAACTGGCATGGCAGACCGTAGTCGCGGATTCGTTCCGCAAGCTCACGCCGCGTGCGCAATGGCAAAACCCCGTGATGTTCGTCGTCTATATCGGCAGCATCGTGACGACGCTGTTGTGGCTGCAGGCGATTTTCTCGAAAGGCGAAGCGCCCGCGGGCTTTATCTTCGCCATCGCATTGTGGCTGTGGTTTACCGTGCTGTTCGCGAACGGCGCCGAAGCGCTCGCTGAAGGGCGCGGCAAGGCGCAGGCCGCCGCACTGCGCGGCGCGCGCAAGCGTGTGTTCGCCAAGGTGCTCGACAAGCCGCACTACGGCGACCCGGTTTACCCGCTGCCGAGCGACGAACTGATCGCGGGCAAGTTCGTGCTCGTCGAAGCGGGCGACATGATTCCCGCCGACGGCGAAGTGATCGAAGGCGTCGCATCGGTCGACGAGTCGTCGATTACCGGCGAATCGGCGCCCGTGATCCGCGAATCGGGCGGCGATTTTTCGTCGGTGACGGGCGGCACGCGCGTGCTGTCCGACTGGCTCATCATGCGTGTTACCGCGAACCCGGGCGAAGCGTTTCTCGACCGCATGATCGCGATGATCGAAGGCGCGAAGCGCGGCAAGACGCCTAACGAAATCGCGCTGACCATTCTGCTGGTCGCGTTGACGATCGTGTTCCTGCTGGTCTGCGTGACGCTGCTGCCGTTTTCGGCCTTCAGCGTGATGCTGACGAAAGCCGGTCACGAAGTGAGCCTGACCGTGCTGATCGCGTTGCTTGTCTGCCTGATTCCGACGACGATCGGTGCGCTGCTGTCCGCAATCGGCGTGGCCGGTATGAGCCGCATGCTGCGCGCGAACGTGATCGCGATGTCGGGGCGCGCGATCGAAGCGGCCGGCGACGTCGATGTGCTGCTGCTCGACAAGACCGGCACGATCACGCTCGGCAATCGCCAGGCGAGCCATTTCGTGCCGGCCGAAGGCGTCGACGAACGCACGCTGGCCGATGTCGCCCAACTCGCGTCGCTCGCCGACGAAACGCCGGAAGGCCGGTCGATCGTTGTGCTCGCGAAGCAGCGTTTCAACCTGCGCGGCCGCGACCTGCACGACAGCAAGCCCGTGCCGTTCAGCGCGATGACGCGTATGAGCGGCGTCGATATCGGCACGCGGCAAATTCGCAAGGGCTCGGCGCAGGCGATTCGCGCGCATGTGCGCGACCTGGGTGGGGTCTTCCCGGCGGGCACCGAACGTGCCGTCGACGAGATCGCGCGGCGCGGCGGCACACCGCTCGTGGTCGCGGACGGCGAGCGCGTGATGGGCGTGATCGAGCTCAAAGATATCGTGAAGGGCGGCATCAACGAGCGCTTCGCGGAACTGCGCCGCATGGGCATCAAGACTGTGATGGTGACCGGCGATAACCGGTTGACCGCGGCCGCGATCGCCGCCGAAGCGGGCGTCGACGACTATCTCGCGGAAGCGACGCCGGAAGACAAGCTCACGCTGATCCGCCGCTATCAGGCCGAAGGCCGGCTCGTGGCGATGACCGGCGACGGCACCAACGACGCGCCCGCGCTGGCGCAGGCCGACGTCGCCGTCGCGATGAACAGCGGCACGCAGGCCGCGAAAGAAGCGGGCAACATGGTCGACCTCGACAGCAATCCGACCAAGCTGCTGCGCGTCGTGGAAGTGGGCAAGCAGATGATCATGACGCGCGGCGCACTGACAACGTTTAGCGTCGCCAACGATCTTGCGAAGTACTTTGCGATTATTCCCGCTGCGTTCGTCAGTACCTGGCCCGCGCTAGCCGCGCTCAACATCATGCGTCTGCATAGTCCGCAAACCGCGATTCTTTCCGCGGTGATTTTCAACGCGCTGATCATCATTGCGCTGATCCCGCTTGCGTTAAAAGGCGTACGCTATCGCGCTGAACCTGCACAGCGCCTTTTATCGCGTAACTTGCTAATCTATGGAGTGGGAGGTGTAATCGCGCCGTTTATCGGTATCAAGCTGATCGATATCGTGATTACGCTGCTTTTGTAG
- the kdpC gene encoding potassium-transporting ATPase subunit KdpC, giving the protein MRGVARSAIASAVFFMLVAGLAYPLVTTGVAQLVMPSQANGSLVQRNGVTVGSLLIGQSFAQPTYFHPRPSATLGTDPSNPNQTVAQPYNAANSGASNLGPASKSLIDQVSARAAAYRKENGLTPDAPVPVDAVTASGSGLDPEISIDNAMLQAARVAKARGMSIDAMRDLIERNTTHRQLGVLGDPRIDVLKLNLALDAAAAQGTAAQPAPARSHSQ; this is encoded by the coding sequence ATGCGCGGGGTCGCGCGCTCGGCCATCGCATCCGCGGTGTTTTTCATGCTCGTGGCGGGGCTCGCGTATCCGCTCGTGACGACCGGCGTCGCACAGCTTGTGATGCCGTCGCAGGCTAACGGCAGTCTCGTGCAGCGCAACGGCGTGACGGTCGGTTCGCTGCTGATCGGGCAAAGCTTCGCGCAGCCGACATACTTCCATCCGCGGCCGAGCGCGACGCTCGGCACCGATCCGTCGAATCCGAACCAGACGGTTGCGCAGCCGTATAACGCCGCCAATAGCGGCGCGAGCAACCTCGGCCCGGCGAGCAAGTCGCTGATCGATCAGGTCAGTGCGCGCGCGGCCGCGTATCGCAAGGAAAACGGTCTCACGCCCGATGCGCCGGTGCCGGTCGATGCGGTCACCGCGTCCGGCTCCGGCCTCGACCCCGAAATTTCGATCGATAACGCGATGTTGCAAGCGGCACGCGTCGCGAAAGCGCGCGGCATGTCGATCGATGCCATGCGCGATCTGATCGAGCGCAACACGACGCATCGCCAGCTCGGCGTGCTCGGCGATCCGCGCATCGATGTCCTGAAACTGAATCTCGCGCTCGATGCAGCCGCTGCGCAGGGCACTGCCGCGCAGCCGGCTCCGGCGCGCAGCCACTCGCAATAG
- a CDS encoding winged helix-turn-helix domain-containing protein: protein MALERDGLTVFEASTAAQARIESASRQPELLIVDLGLPDEDGKVLIRDLRTWTRAPVLVLSARDRETEKVDALNIGADDYLTKPFGVPELIARVRAQLRRASLVASDGPTASTVHFGDVSVDLATYEVTRNGAAVHLTPTEFRLLAALIRGYGKVITYRQLLLDVWGPGYANRPQYLRVYMVTLRQKLEDDPTQPRHLMTELQVGYRLAGLAT, encoded by the coding sequence ATGGCGCTCGAGCGCGACGGCTTGACCGTCTTCGAAGCGAGCACGGCCGCGCAGGCGCGTATCGAAAGCGCGAGTCGGCAGCCGGAACTGTTAATTGTCGATCTCGGCTTGCCCGACGAAGACGGCAAGGTGCTGATCCGCGATTTGCGGACATGGACGCGCGCGCCGGTGCTCGTGCTGTCCGCGCGCGATCGCGAGACCGAGAAAGTCGATGCGCTCAATATCGGCGCCGACGACTATCTGACCAAGCCGTTCGGCGTGCCCGAACTGATCGCGCGCGTACGCGCGCAACTGCGGCGCGCAAGCCTCGTCGCGAGCGATGGCCCGACCGCGTCGACGGTTCATTTCGGTGACGTCAGCGTCGATCTCGCGACCTACGAGGTGACGCGCAACGGCGCGGCCGTGCACCTGACGCCGACCGAGTTCCGCCTGCTTGCCGCGCTGATTCGCGGCTACGGCAAGGTGATCACGTACCGTCAACTGCTGCTCGATGTATGGGGACCGGGCTATGCGAATCGCCCGCAGTATCTGCGCGTGTATATGGTGACGCTGCGTCAGAAGCTCGAAGACGACCCGACGCAGCCGCGGCATTTGATGACCGAGTTGCAGGTCGGCTACCGGCTCGCCGGACTGGCCACCTGA
- a CDS encoding SulP family inorganic anion transporter, whose amino-acid sequence MPPSDPPSDASSDAPQASPPASSAPSSGAATAPPRRHAHPAWIPLPEWLLNYRSHWIKGDLIAGLTTAAVVIPNALAYATLAGLPVEAGLYTAFIPMLVYALTGTSRVLSVSTTTTLSILTTSALASIGPASSHAELLAAAATLGVLVGLILMIASLLRLGFVADFISEPVLVGFKAGIAVVIFVDQLPKLLGIHFTKGEFFQNVLRIVEGLPHTSITTAVVGALALVALIVLRRFVPHVPAPLAVVACAIVASKLLDLHAHGVETVGAVPGGLPATTLPVFALAHTLWPIALGMALMSFTETTAAGRAFAHHGEPAPRANRELFATGLANLAGALFGAMPGGGGTTQTAVNRRAGARSQAASLVTAAVALAAMLLLSPLIALIPQSVLAAVVIVYSIGLFDPVEFRAIARVRHMEFVWAVVALAGVVIVGTLQGILVAIVVSLAALAHQLSDPPIYVLARKRNTNVFRPVSRVHPDDETWPGLLLLMPEGRVYFANVQHIGEKMLKLIAVAAPHTVIVDMSGVFDIEYTALKMFADAEQRLRSRGITLWLAALNPEVLALVQRSPLGEALGRERMFHNLEQAVERYRTTVLGEAAQVASPASR is encoded by the coding sequence ATGCCGCCTTCCGATCCGCCGTCCGACGCATCTTCCGATGCACCGCAAGCCTCACCGCCCGCATCGTCCGCACCGTCCTCCGGCGCTGCGACGGCCCCGCCTCGACGGCACGCGCACCCAGCCTGGATACCGCTGCCGGAATGGCTGCTCAACTATCGCTCGCACTGGATCAAGGGCGATCTGATCGCGGGCCTGACCACGGCGGCGGTTGTGATTCCAAATGCGCTCGCTTACGCGACGCTTGCGGGTCTACCCGTCGAAGCGGGCCTTTATACCGCGTTCATCCCGATGCTTGTCTACGCGCTGACGGGCACGTCGCGCGTGCTGAGCGTCAGCACGACCACCACGCTCTCAATCCTCACCACCTCCGCGCTTGCCAGCATTGGGCCGGCCAGTAGCCATGCCGAGCTGCTCGCGGCCGCGGCAACCCTGGGCGTGCTGGTCGGCCTGATCCTGATGATCGCGTCGCTGCTGCGCTTGGGCTTCGTCGCGGACTTTATCTCGGAGCCGGTGCTGGTCGGCTTCAAGGCCGGCATCGCGGTCGTGATCTTTGTCGACCAGTTGCCGAAGCTGCTCGGCATTCACTTTACAAAAGGCGAGTTCTTCCAGAACGTGCTGCGGATTGTCGAAGGCCTGCCGCACACCTCGATCACGACCGCGGTCGTGGGGGCGCTCGCGCTCGTCGCGCTGATCGTGCTGCGGCGCTTCGTCCCGCATGTGCCGGCGCCGCTTGCGGTCGTCGCCTGCGCAATTGTCGCGTCGAAGCTGCTGGACCTGCACGCGCATGGCGTCGAAACGGTCGGCGCCGTGCCGGGCGGATTACCCGCGACGACGCTGCCGGTCTTCGCGCTCGCGCATACGTTGTGGCCGATCGCGCTCGGCATGGCGCTGATGAGCTTCACCGAAACCACGGCGGCCGGCCGCGCGTTCGCGCATCACGGCGAACCCGCGCCGCGCGCGAACCGCGAGCTGTTCGCCACCGGTCTCGCCAATCTGGCCGGCGCGCTGTTCGGCGCGATGCCGGGCGGCGGCGGCACGACGCAAACCGCGGTGAATCGCCGCGCCGGCGCGCGCAGCCAGGCCGCGTCGCTGGTGACCGCCGCCGTGGCGCTCGCGGCGATGCTGCTGCTGTCGCCGCTGATCGCCCTGATTCCGCAGTCGGTGCTCGCAGCGGTCGTGATCGTCTATTCGATCGGCCTGTTCGATCCGGTCGAATTTCGCGCGATCGCACGCGTGCGGCACATGGAGTTCGTCTGGGCGGTCGTGGCGCTCGCCGGCGTGGTCATTGTCGGCACGCTGCAAGGCATTCTGGTTGCGATCGTCGTGTCGCTCGCGGCGCTCGCGCATCAGCTCTCCGACCCGCCCATCTATGTGCTCGCGCGCAAGCGCAACACCAACGTGTTCCGGCCCGTCTCCCGCGTTCATCCCGACGACGAAACGTGGCCGGGCCTCCTGCTGCTGATGCCCGAAGGACGTGTCTACTTCGCCAATGTCCAGCACATCGGCGAAAAGATGCTGAAGCTGATCGCGGTGGCCGCGCCGCATACGGTGATCGTCGATATGAGCGGCGTATTCGATATCGAATACACAGCGCTCAAGATGTTCGCCGATGCCGAGCAACGGCTGCGATCGCGCGGCATCACGCTGTGGCTGGCGGCGCTGAATCCGGAAGTGCTCGCGCTCGTGCAGCGTTCGCCGCTCGGCGAGGCGCTCGGCCGCGAGCGGATGTTCCACAATCTCGAGCAGGCAGTCGAGCGTTACCGCACCACGGTACTCGGCGAGGCCGCTCAGGTGGCCAGTCCGGCGAGCCGGTAG
- a CDS encoding sensor histidine kinase, protein MQTASEPALVREPEHENRSTDIARGRLKIFFGACPGVGKTWAMLQAVRRQRDDGVDVAIGEIDTHGSEMLRRLVEGLPALPPKHVHRHERMLREFDLDGALAAHPRLIAIDELARANVPGGRHAKRWQDVDALLAAGIDVYATLDVAQLESLGDTVGNMIGVRVRETVPDRFFFDAADVVLIDLPPDDLLARLMSGSARLTAATEGARSYLVRTNLLALRELALRCVADRANADVHGQRLKGRLRTAGATRERILVGIRAEPSHERLILEGARLAQHLRAEWVVVHVDRSTDVRDAHQRETLLTLANLADSLGAEFTTLPGEEVASTLVGYAHERGATRLVLGSRPPRRRWRALWRALSGPRIAERIVRANPRLALVVVGTSDDDALPARVVAKRTAETVWSGLLLAVFACALTTVIASVLLHFFATPNVVMLFMLNVVLLSLRLGRVAGAWAALLSVASFDFFFVDPRFSFAVSDTQYLFTFVLMLTVALVTSQLAARLRYKAKVATAGERRATAVARVARDLSSAIRPAQIAAVCRQTIAPLFDARVALVLPALVPDSIATENTAGKSAARAELLRDDANADDFVDTSVAQWTYDHAEAAGAGTQTLSGARALYLPLKGPICTRGVLAICAEDGELSNDADDRRLLDACCVLIALALERTHFIEIAQDTQVRMEGERLRNALLAAVSHDLKTPLTAISGLAETLERVGDLPDTERTAVSRSIRLQTEELHRLVTNLLDLARMQSEGVRLNKEWHALGEITGSALGRLGNVLDAHRVRTELPADLPLIEIDAIAFERVLVNLIDNAVKYTPAGSTIQIRARAVGDTMHLFIEDDGPGLPNVDPEHFFEAFTRGVRESAISGVGLGLALCRTIVDAHEGAIDAERRLPQGTRFEIRLPLGAPPLIEEERAA, encoded by the coding sequence ATGCAAACCGCTTCCGAACCCGCTTTGGTACGTGAACCGGAACACGAAAATCGATCGACCGATATCGCACGGGGCAGGCTCAAGATTTTCTTTGGCGCCTGTCCCGGCGTCGGTAAAACATGGGCGATGCTGCAGGCCGTGCGCCGGCAGCGCGACGACGGCGTCGATGTCGCGATCGGCGAAATCGACACGCACGGCAGCGAAATGCTGCGGCGTCTCGTCGAAGGGTTGCCGGCGTTGCCGCCGAAACACGTGCATCGTCATGAACGGATGCTGCGCGAATTCGATCTCGACGGCGCGCTTGCCGCGCATCCGCGGCTGATCGCGATCGATGAACTCGCGCGCGCGAACGTGCCCGGCGGCCGTCACGCGAAACGCTGGCAGGATGTCGACGCCTTGCTCGCGGCCGGCATCGATGTCTATGCGACGCTCGACGTTGCACAACTCGAAAGCCTCGGCGATACGGTCGGCAATATGATCGGCGTACGCGTGCGCGAGACCGTGCCCGATCGCTTTTTCTTCGACGCGGCCGATGTCGTGCTGATCGATCTGCCGCCCGACGATCTGCTCGCGCGTCTGATGTCGGGCAGCGCGCGGCTCACGGCGGCGACCGAAGGCGCGCGCAGTTACCTCGTGCGCACGAATCTGCTTGCGTTACGCGAACTCGCGCTGCGCTGCGTCGCCGATCGCGCCAATGCCGACGTGCATGGACAGCGCCTTAAAGGGCGCTTGCGCACCGCGGGTGCGACGCGCGAGCGGATTCTCGTGGGCATTCGTGCCGAACCGTCGCATGAGCGGCTGATTCTCGAAGGCGCGCGCCTAGCGCAACACTTGCGCGCCGAATGGGTCGTCGTGCATGTCGATCGATCGACCGACGTGCGTGATGCGCACCAGCGCGAAACGCTGCTGACGCTCGCGAATCTCGCGGACAGTCTCGGGGCCGAATTCACGACCTTGCCCGGCGAGGAAGTGGCGAGCACGCTGGTCGGCTACGCGCATGAGCGGGGCGCAACCCGGCTCGTGCTCGGCAGCAGGCCGCCGCGCAGGCGGTGGCGCGCGTTATGGCGCGCCTTGTCGGGACCACGTATCGCCGAGCGCATCGTGCGCGCGAATCCGCGTCTTGCACTGGTCGTCGTCGGTACCTCCGACGACGATGCGCTGCCGGCGCGCGTGGTTGCGAAACGGACTGCCGAAACGGTGTGGAGCGGACTGCTGCTCGCCGTGTTCGCGTGCGCGCTGACCACGGTAATCGCGAGCGTCCTGCTGCATTTCTTTGCGACGCCGAATGTGGTGATGCTGTTCATGCTGAACGTCGTGCTGCTGTCGTTGCGGCTCGGACGCGTGGCGGGCGCATGGGCAGCGTTGCTAAGCGTGGCCAGCTTCGATTTCTTTTTCGTCGATCCGCGTTTTTCGTTTGCGGTGTCCGATACGCAATATCTGTTCACGTTCGTGCTGATGCTAACCGTTGCATTGGTCACCAGCCAGCTTGCCGCGCGGCTGCGCTACAAGGCGAAGGTCGCGACGGCCGGCGAGCGCCGTGCGACCGCCGTCGCGCGCGTCGCACGGGATCTTTCAAGCGCGATTCGCCCTGCACAGATCGCAGCCGTGTGCCGTCAAACCATCGCGCCGCTATTCGATGCACGTGTGGCGCTCGTGCTGCCGGCGCTGGTGCCCGATTCGATCGCCACGGAAAATACAGCCGGAAAATCGGCCGCCAGGGCCGAGTTGCTGCGCGACGACGCGAACGCCGACGACTTCGTCGATACCTCGGTCGCGCAATGGACTTACGACCACGCGGAAGCGGCCGGCGCCGGCACGCAGACGCTGAGCGGCGCGCGCGCGCTCTATCTGCCGCTCAAAGGCCCGATCTGCACGCGCGGCGTGCTGGCGATCTGCGCGGAAGACGGCGAACTGTCGAACGACGCGGACGACCGGCGCCTGCTCGACGCATGCTGCGTGCTGATCGCGCTCGCGCTGGAACGCACGCATTTCATCGAGATCGCGCAGGACACGCAGGTCCGCATGGAAGGCGAGCGCTTACGCAACGCGCTGCTTGCCGCCGTATCGCACGACCTGAAAACGCCGCTCACGGCGATCAGCGGGCTCGCGGAAACGCTCGAGCGCGTCGGCGATCTGCCCGACACCGAGCGTACCGCCGTGTCGCGCTCGATCCGTCTGCAAACGGAAGAATTGCACCGGCTCGTCACGAATCTGCTCGATCTCGCGCGCATGCAAAGCGAAGGCGTGCGCCTGAACAAGGAGTGGCACGCGCTCGGCGAAATTACGGGCAGTGCGCTCGGTCGCCTTGGCAACGTGCTCGACGCGCATCGCGTGCGCACCGAACTGCCGGCCGACTTGCCGCTAATCGAAATCGATGCGATCGCGTTCGAGCGCGTGCTCGTCAATCTGATCGACAACGCCGTCAAATACACGCCGGCCGGATCGACGATCCAGATTCGCGCGCGCGCGGTCGGCGACACCATGCATCTGTTTATCGAGGACGATGGCCCGGGCTTGCCGAACGTCGACCCCGAGCATTTTTTCGAGGCATTCACGCGCGGTGTGCGCGAATCGGCCATTTCGGGCGTTGGCCTCGGCCTTGCGCTGTGCCGCACGATCGTCGATGCCCATGAAGGCGCGATCGATGCGGAGCGGCGCCTGCCGCAGGGCACGCGCTTCGAGATCCGTCTGCCGCTCGGCGCGCCGCCGTTAATCGAAGAGGAGAGGGCCGCTTGA
- the kdpA gene encoding potassium-transporting ATPase subunit KdpA, which translates to MFDDIVQFVLMLALMTGLTVAMGKWLARVFTDERHLRIERFTYAVLGTNPEERMPWTRYAMVLVVSNAAMMLLGYLLLRVQGLLPFDSLQRAAQTPDLAFNTASSFITNTNWQSYAGESSLSNFSQMAVITFLMMVSAVTGVAACGGFIRGLCRKSAHDIGNYWVDFTRVMYRVLLPLSFIMALVYVWQGMPQTLTSDAVATTLEGIKQQIVMGPVASLESIKHLGTNGGGFFSMNAAHPYENPTPLTNTLHMLSMLLIPAALTYAAGSMLMRRRQGWAFFAAFLVMFIGALAIVYTAEQHGNPNFTPLHVDQQPSALQSGGNMEGKETRFGIAQTSLFVAVTTAATTGSVDAMHDSLMPMGGFITIAQMMLNNVFGGDGVGFINLITFAILTVFIVGMMIGRTPEFLGKKIEAREMKFVMLAVLAHPFSILALTALAVMWPGTPASLNNMGPHGFSEVLYAYTSGTANNGSAFAGLNANTPFFNTTIGFAMLFGRYLTLLPMLAAAGSLAAKKSVPEGPGTLPTATPLFTALLVFVVLLVGGLTFFPALALGPIVEHLMLASGQLF; encoded by the coding sequence ATGTTCGACGATATTGTTCAATTTGTGCTGATGCTCGCCCTGATGACCGGCTTGACGGTCGCAATGGGCAAGTGGCTCGCACGGGTATTTACCGATGAGCGCCATCTGCGTATCGAGCGCTTTACCTATGCCGTGCTCGGCACGAACCCTGAAGAACGGATGCCGTGGACGCGCTACGCGATGGTGCTCGTCGTCAGCAACGCGGCGATGATGCTGCTCGGCTATCTGCTGCTGCGCGTGCAGGGTCTGCTGCCGTTCGATTCGTTGCAACGTGCCGCGCAAACGCCCGATCTTGCGTTCAATACCGCGTCGTCGTTTATTACGAACACGAACTGGCAGTCATATGCGGGCGAATCGAGCCTGTCCAACTTCTCGCAGATGGCCGTCATCACGTTTCTGATGATGGTCAGCGCGGTCACGGGCGTGGCGGCGTGCGGCGGCTTTATCCGCGGACTGTGCCGCAAGAGCGCACACGACATCGGCAACTACTGGGTCGATTTCACACGCGTGATGTATCGCGTGCTGTTGCCGCTGTCGTTCATCATGGCGCTCGTCTACGTCTGGCAGGGCATGCCGCAGACGCTCACGAGCGACGCGGTCGCGACCACGCTGGAAGGCATCAAGCAGCAGATCGTGATGGGTCCCGTGGCGAGCCTCGAGTCGATCAAGCACCTCGGCACGAATGGCGGCGGCTTCTTCAGCATGAACGCCGCGCATCCGTACGAGAACCCGACGCCGCTCACCAACACGCTGCATATGCTCTCGATGCTGCTGATTCCCGCCGCGCTCACGTACGCGGCCGGCAGCATGCTGATGCGCCGCCGCCAGGGCTGGGCGTTTTTCGCCGCGTTCCTCGTCATGTTTATCGGCGCGCTCGCAATCGTCTACACGGCGGAACAGCACGGCAACCCGAATTTCACGCCGCTGCATGTCGATCAGCAGCCGTCCGCGCTGCAGTCAGGCGGCAATATGGAAGGCAAGGAAACGCGCTTCGGCATCGCACAGACCAGTCTTTTTGTGGCGGTCACCACGGCGGCCACCACGGGTTCGGTCGACGCGATGCACGACTCGCTGATGCCGATGGGCGGCTTCATCACGATCGCGCAGATGATGCTCAACAACGTGTTTGGCGGCGACGGCGTCGGCTTTATCAATCTGATCACGTTCGCGATTCTGACGGTGTTTATCGTCGGCATGATGATCGGGCGCACACCGGAGTTTCTCGGCAAGAAGATCGAGGCGCGCGAAATGAAGTTCGTGATGCTCGCGGTGCTTGCGCATCCGTTCAGCATTCTCGCGTTGACGGCGCTCGCCGTGATGTGGCCCGGCACGCCCGCGAGCCTCAACAACATGGGCCCGCATGGCTTCAGCGAAGTGCTGTATGCGTATACGTCCGGCACGGCGAATAACGGCTCCGCATTTGCAGGCCTCAATGCGAACACGCCGTTCTTCAATACGACGATCGGCTTCGCGATGCTGTTCGGCCGCTATCTGACGCTGCTGCCGATGCTTGCCGCCGCCGGTTCGCTCGCCGCGAAGAAGAGCGTTCCCGAAGGACCGGGCACCTTGCCGACCGCGACGCCGCTGTTTACCGCGCTGCTCGTGTTCGTCGTGCTGCTGGTTGGCGGGCTGACGTTCTTCCCGGCGCTCGCGCTCGGTCCGATCGTCGAGCATCTGATGCTCGCCAGCGGTCAACTGTTCTGA